In a genomic window of Ralstonia nicotianae:
- a CDS encoding glycoside hydrolase family 3 protein has protein sequence MKVLRVLRQCVLGLAVLSLAACSSDDETANDAQLKAQALQIVGQMSTRDKIGQKIMMAFRYWCEPPADPNCTDRMTVLPDAAASALRDHRIGGVVLFANNLVSVDQISRLTAQIAAAAPVGMLIGVDEEGGNVFRLPRGIATSFPGNMALGAAYLGAADAALAHDEGRVLASELAAVGMNVNFAPVVDVNSNPLNPVINVRAYGDDPAMVGLLGRHMARGMAHAGVISAFKHFPGHGDAATDSHYGLPRVDKSRADAYATDLAPYRASIDLGEAPEMIMTAHIQYPSLDETRVATRTGESILVPATMSRKIQHDLLRGEFGYRGVTVSDALDMDAIANHFDPDPAVINLFRADVDIALMPVEFRTAGQADRLRAVIDRVVAALDAGTLSRAELDASVERITLMKLRHGIAPNASRPQTSAVTVIGSPGHRAAEQRIAQASITLLRNRGATLPLNAPQRPIFIMTPWGEQAQGMRQRFAELGYASVTGAKLAETPWAEQQRLIDAADIVILGTLSSAPSPVERNGDPRAADTRTNTASVQEGAAQPVGDKRPEAVAHGQRSLVFDVEGDAPTVPGVLRAQQVSAPSEAQRVRYAMEYAKAKGKTVIHVSLRAPYDVPSFDDVADATVATYSYYGYDNGAWRGPSMPALVDALAGVRSPLGRLPVSVYEVSMDGKLGSLRYARGFGMRY, from the coding sequence ATGAAGGTGTTGCGCGTTCTTCGCCAGTGCGTGCTGGGTCTTGCGGTGCTCTCGTTGGCCGCGTGCTCGTCTGATGATGAAACCGCAAATGACGCGCAGTTGAAGGCGCAGGCACTGCAGATCGTCGGGCAGATGTCGACGCGCGACAAGATCGGGCAAAAGATCATGATGGCGTTCCGCTACTGGTGCGAGCCGCCTGCCGATCCCAACTGCACGGATCGCATGACGGTGCTGCCCGACGCTGCCGCCAGCGCGTTGCGCGATCACCGCATCGGCGGCGTGGTCCTGTTCGCGAACAACCTCGTATCGGTCGATCAGATTAGCCGCCTGACAGCGCAGATCGCTGCGGCGGCGCCGGTCGGCATGCTGATCGGCGTCGACGAGGAAGGCGGCAACGTGTTCCGGTTGCCGCGTGGCATCGCGACGTCGTTTCCCGGGAACATGGCGCTCGGAGCGGCATACCTGGGCGCCGCCGATGCGGCACTTGCCCACGATGAGGGACGCGTGCTCGCTTCCGAACTGGCGGCGGTCGGCATGAATGTCAACTTTGCGCCGGTGGTCGACGTCAACAGCAATCCGCTGAATCCCGTCATCAATGTGCGCGCCTACGGCGATGATCCGGCCATGGTCGGCTTGCTCGGCCGCCACATGGCGCGCGGCATGGCTCACGCGGGCGTCATCAGCGCATTCAAGCACTTCCCGGGCCACGGGGATGCGGCAACCGATTCGCACTATGGGCTGCCGCGCGTGGACAAGTCGCGTGCCGACGCGTACGCGACCGACCTGGCGCCGTATCGCGCATCGATTGACCTGGGCGAAGCGCCGGAGATGATCATGACCGCGCATATCCAGTATCCGTCGCTTGACGAAACCCGGGTCGCGACGCGCACCGGCGAGAGCATCCTGGTGCCGGCCACCATGTCACGCAAGATCCAGCACGACCTGCTGCGCGGCGAGTTCGGCTACCGCGGCGTGACGGTCTCCGATGCGCTCGACATGGATGCGATCGCAAACCACTTCGATCCCGATCCGGCGGTGATCAACCTGTTTCGCGCCGACGTCGACATCGCGCTGATGCCCGTCGAGTTCCGCACGGCCGGTCAGGCCGATCGGCTCCGTGCGGTGATCGACCGCGTCGTGGCCGCGTTGGATGCCGGCACGCTGAGTCGCGCCGAGCTGGATGCATCGGTCGAGCGCATCACACTGATGAAGCTGCGCCACGGGATCGCACCGAACGCATCGCGCCCGCAGACATCTGCGGTAACGGTGATCGGCAGCCCCGGCCATCGGGCGGCCGAGCAGCGCATTGCGCAGGCATCGATCACGCTCTTGCGCAATCGCGGCGCGACGCTGCCGCTGAACGCGCCGCAACGGCCGATCTTCATCATGACGCCCTGGGGCGAGCAGGCCCAGGGGATGCGCCAGCGCTTCGCCGAACTCGGCTACGCTTCGGTGACCGGCGCGAAGCTGGCGGAGACGCCCTGGGCCGAGCAGCAACGGTTGATCGATGCCGCCGATATCGTGATTCTCGGGACCCTGTCGAGCGCCCCCTCTCCGGTCGAGCGCAATGGCGATCCGCGCGCCGCCGACACGCGGACGAATACCGCCTCGGTGCAAGAGGGTGCTGCGCAGCCCGTCGGCGACAAGCGCCCCGAGGCCGTTGCGCACGGGCAACGCTCCCTGGTCTTCGATGTCGAGGGGGACGCGCCGACCGTGCCCGGGGTGCTGCGCGCGCAACAGGTCTCCGCGCCAAGCGAAGCGCAGCGGGTCCGCTATGCGATGGAGTACGCCAAGGCGAAGGGCAAGACCGTCATCCACGTATCACTGCGCGCGCCGTATGACGTGCCTTCGTTCGACGATGTCGCTGACGCGACGGTTGCCACCTATTCGTACTACGGCTACGACAACGGCGCCTGGCGCGGTCCGTCGATGCCGGCACTGGTCGATGCGCTGGCCGGTGTGCGCTCGCCGCTTGGCCGCCTGCCGGTGTCGGTGTATGAGGTGAGCATGGACGGCAAGCTGGGTTCACTGCGTTACGCGCGCGGCTTCGGGATGCGCTACTGA
- a CDS encoding SAM-dependent methyltransferase, with translation MFFQQAIDRKLEHWISDIRASANLPVLLRLWNGHQYPLGRFERPTVTLTVREASALPLLLSPTLNNLGEAYVQEKIDLDGRLPDIISVGYQLAASAAATGSNALARVVRHFAHTKEGDKASIRYHYDVSNDFYKLWLDRNMVYSCAYFEHGDETLDDAQIKKIDHILTKIRLQPDQTLLDIGCGWGALVLRAAQQFGARCLGVTLSQNQFDLARERVRAAGLEDRIEIRLQDYRDLTGAFDRITSVGMFEHVGRKNLPGYFRRVHSLLADNGIAMNHGITSSDPEGGESSLGGGDFIDRYVFPQGELPHISLALRAAQEGGLEALDVESLRRHYARTLEHWADRFETNGETIRKIVGEKTYRIWRVYLAGCAHAFDADEVSIFQILCQKSGKPAASIPWSRRYIYR, from the coding sequence ATGTTTTTCCAACAGGCGATTGACCGCAAGCTCGAGCACTGGATTTCGGACATCCGCGCGTCTGCCAACCTCCCCGTGCTGCTGCGCCTGTGGAACGGTCACCAGTACCCACTGGGCCGCTTCGAGCGCCCCACTGTCACGCTGACGGTGCGCGAAGCCAGCGCGCTGCCGCTGCTGCTGTCGCCCACGCTCAACAACCTCGGCGAAGCCTACGTCCAGGAGAAGATCGACCTGGACGGCCGGCTGCCCGACATCATCAGCGTCGGCTACCAGCTGGCCGCCTCGGCCGCCGCCACCGGCAGCAACGCGCTGGCCCGCGTGGTGCGCCACTTCGCCCATACCAAGGAAGGCGACAAGGCATCGATCCGATACCACTACGACGTCTCCAACGACTTCTACAAGCTGTGGCTCGACCGGAACATGGTCTACTCCTGCGCCTACTTCGAGCACGGCGACGAGACGCTGGACGACGCGCAGATCAAGAAGATCGACCACATCCTCACCAAGATCCGCCTGCAGCCCGACCAGACCCTGCTCGACATCGGCTGCGGCTGGGGCGCGCTGGTGCTGCGCGCGGCGCAGCAGTTCGGCGCGCGATGCCTGGGCGTGACGCTGTCGCAGAACCAGTTCGATCTGGCCCGCGAGCGCGTGCGCGCCGCCGGCCTGGAAGACCGCATCGAGATCCGCCTGCAGGACTACCGCGACCTGACCGGCGCCTTCGACCGCATCACCAGCGTCGGCATGTTCGAGCACGTCGGGCGCAAGAACCTGCCCGGCTATTTCCGCCGCGTCCACAGCCTGCTGGCCGACAACGGCATCGCCATGAACCACGGCATCACCTCGTCCGACCCGGAAGGCGGCGAAAGCTCGCTGGGCGGCGGCGATTTCATCGACCGCTACGTCTTCCCGCAGGGCGAGCTGCCGCACATCTCGCTGGCGCTCAGGGCCGCGCAGGAAGGCGGACTGGAGGCGCTTGACGTGGAAAGCCTGCGCCGCCACTATGCGCGCACGCTCGAGCACTGGGCAGACCGCTTCGAAACCAACGGCGAGACCATCCGCAAGATCGTCGGCGAAAAAACCTACCGCATCTGGCGCGTCTACCTGGCCGGCTGCGCCCACGCCTTCGACGCCGACGAGGTTTCGATCTTCCAGATCCTGTGCCAGAAATCCGGCAAGCCGGCGGCATCGATTCCGTGGTCGCGGCGCTATATCTATCGCTGA
- a CDS encoding sugar dehydrogenase complex small subunit codes for MHTRPPSSDGDDPAGLTRRQWLQSALAATAASLVGSVTLYAVAQAPGEPLDAFMGLSQALTARSALDRAVGARLLAALQQASAGFAAQLRPLAQSLAAGTLSGLQQETALRILQAWYTGVVDGTVVTYEQALMYGVVSDILVIRTYCPNRPGFWAEPPVEKQS; via the coding sequence ATGCACACCCGTCCCCCCTCCAGTGACGGCGACGACCCGGCTGGCCTGACACGCCGCCAGTGGTTGCAGAGCGCGCTGGCTGCCACTGCCGCAAGCCTGGTGGGTTCGGTGACCTTGTACGCGGTCGCCCAGGCGCCCGGCGAGCCGCTCGATGCGTTCATGGGATTGTCACAGGCGCTGACCGCCCGCTCCGCGCTGGACCGGGCCGTCGGCGCGCGGCTGCTGGCGGCGTTGCAGCAGGCGTCGGCCGGCTTCGCCGCGCAGCTCCGCCCGCTCGCGCAGTCGCTGGCGGCCGGCACGCTCTCCGGGCTGCAGCAGGAGACCGCGCTGCGCATCCTGCAGGCGTGGTACACCGGCGTGGTCGACGGCACGGTCGTCACCTATGAGCAGGCGCTGATGTACGGCGTGGTGTCCGACATCCTGGTGATCCGCACGTATTGCCCCAACCGCCCCGGCTTCTGGGCCGAGCCCCCCGTGGAGAAGCAGAGCTGA
- a CDS encoding flavin reductase family protein — protein MDAHDSDSPAREPSAHGRATPPDFDAAHFRRALSQFATGVTVVTTRSGGAPDQPPFVGVTASSFNSVSLEPPLVLWSLGTQANSFPLFHRGSHYVINVLSASQLDLCKRFATLKGDRFANVDYRLSPTGLPILAQSLAWFECHNRSRYDEGDHVIFVGEVERCGVLDARGAPLVFHRGAFSSLAPIGDQPG, from the coding sequence ATGGATGCGCACGACAGCGACTCGCCCGCGCGCGAGCCGTCTGCGCATGGCCGCGCCACCCCGCCCGATTTCGACGCCGCCCACTTCCGGCGCGCGCTGTCCCAGTTTGCCACCGGCGTGACAGTCGTCACCACGCGCTCGGGCGGCGCGCCGGACCAGCCGCCCTTCGTGGGCGTGACGGCCAGCTCGTTCAATTCCGTGTCGCTGGAGCCACCGCTGGTGCTGTGGAGCCTGGGCACCCAGGCCAATTCCTTCCCGCTGTTCCACCGCGGCTCGCACTACGTGATCAACGTGCTGTCGGCCTCACAGCTGGACCTGTGCAAGCGCTTCGCCACGCTCAAGGGCGACCGCTTCGCCAACGTCGACTACCGCCTGAGCCCGACCGGTTTGCCGATCCTCGCGCAATCGCTGGCCTGGTTCGAATGCCACAACCGCAGCCGCTACGACGAGGGCGACCACGTCATCTTCGTCGGCGAAGTGGAGCGCTGCGGCGTGCTGGACGCGCGCGGCGCGCCGCTGGTGTTCCATCGCGGCGCGTTCTCGTCGCTCGCGCCCATCGGCGACCAGCCCGGCTAG
- a CDS encoding GMC family oxidoreductase — MAETRQAEQADIVVVGSGVAGALVAYELARAGKSVLMLEAGPRLPRWEIVERFRNQADKMDFMAPYPSTSWAPHPEYGPDNNYLILKGEHKFDSQYIRAVGGTTWHWAASTWRFLPNDFKLRSVYGIARDWPIQYDDLERYYGRAEAALGVWGPNDEELGSPRSQPYPMAPLPLSFNERTVKDALNAHDPALRVVTEPVARNSRPYDGRPTCCGNNNCMPICPIGAMYNGIVHVEKAEQAGARLIENAVVYKLEVGAGKRIVAAHYKDPKGVDHRVEGKWFVLAANGIETPKLMLMSTGADFPKGVGNRSDMVGRNLMDHPGTGVSFYADRKLWPGRGPQEMTSLIGFRDGPFRATQAGKKLHLSNISRIEQETTRIFKAGKLLKPAELDARIRDQAARYVQFDSFHEILPLPENRIVPSATGTDALGIPRPEITYRIDDYVKRSAVHTREVYATAARVLGGTDVQFHDDFAPNNHITGATIMGSDPKDSVVDKDCRTFDHPNLFISSSATMPTVGTVNVTLTIAALALRIADQLKKEA; from the coding sequence ATGGCCGAGACCCGACAGGCCGAGCAGGCCGATATCGTGGTGGTGGGTTCCGGCGTGGCCGGCGCGCTGGTGGCGTACGAGCTGGCGCGCGCGGGCAAGTCGGTGCTGATGCTGGAGGCCGGGCCCCGTTTGCCGCGCTGGGAGATCGTCGAGCGCTTCCGCAACCAGGCCGACAAGATGGATTTCATGGCGCCGTATCCGTCCACGTCCTGGGCGCCGCACCCGGAGTACGGGCCGGACAACAACTACCTGATCCTCAAGGGCGAGCACAAGTTCGACTCGCAGTACATCCGCGCGGTGGGCGGCACGACGTGGCATTGGGCGGCCTCCACGTGGCGCTTCCTGCCGAACGATTTCAAGCTGCGCAGCGTCTACGGCATCGCGCGCGACTGGCCGATCCAGTACGACGACCTGGAGCGCTACTACGGCCGAGCGGAAGCGGCGCTGGGCGTGTGGGGGCCGAACGACGAGGAACTCGGCTCGCCGCGCAGCCAGCCGTATCCGATGGCGCCGCTGCCGCTGTCGTTCAACGAGCGCACCGTCAAGGACGCGCTCAACGCGCACGATCCGGCCCTGCGCGTGGTCACCGAGCCGGTGGCGCGCAACAGCCGCCCGTACGACGGCCGACCGACCTGCTGCGGCAACAACAACTGCATGCCGATCTGTCCGATCGGGGCGATGTACAACGGCATCGTCCACGTGGAGAAGGCCGAGCAGGCCGGCGCGCGCCTGATCGAGAACGCGGTGGTCTACAAGCTGGAGGTGGGCGCGGGCAAGCGCATCGTCGCCGCGCACTACAAGGACCCGAAGGGCGTCGACCACCGGGTCGAGGGCAAGTGGTTCGTGCTGGCCGCCAACGGCATCGAGACCCCCAAGCTGATGCTGATGTCGACCGGCGCGGATTTTCCGAAGGGTGTGGGCAACCGTTCGGACATGGTCGGCCGCAACCTGATGGACCACCCCGGCACCGGCGTGAGTTTCTACGCCGACCGCAAGCTGTGGCCGGGCCGCGGCCCGCAGGAGATGACCTCGCTGATCGGCTTCCGCGACGGACCGTTCCGCGCCACGCAGGCGGGCAAGAAGCTGCACCTGTCGAACATCTCGCGCATCGAGCAGGAGACCACGCGCATCTTCAAGGCAGGCAAGCTGCTCAAGCCTGCCGAACTGGACGCGCGCATTCGCGACCAGGCCGCGCGCTACGTGCAGTTCGACAGCTTCCACGAGATCCTGCCGCTGCCCGAGAACCGCATCGTGCCGAGCGCGACCGGGACCGATGCGCTGGGCATTCCGCGTCCCGAGATCACCTACCGTATCGACGACTACGTCAAGCGCAGCGCCGTCCACACGCGCGAGGTCTATGCGACGGCGGCCAGGGTGCTGGGCGGCACCGACGTGCAGTTCCACGACGACTTCGCGCCCAACAACCACATCACCGGCGCGACCATCATGGGGTCGGACCCGAAGGACTCCGTGGTCGACAAGGACTGCCGCACCTTCGACCATCCCAACCTGTTCATCAGCAGCAGCGCGACGATGCCGACGGTCGGCACCGTCAACGTGACGCTGACCATCGCGGCGCTGGCCCTGCGCATTGCCGATCAGCTCAAGAAGGAGGCGTGA
- a CDS encoding c-type cytochrome, which produces MRRAKAASFLLLSVLGAAAAARDADTPADAAQIKRGEYLAIAGDCVACHTAPGGKPFAGGLPLQIPMLGTIYSSNITPDPKTGIGKWRYEDFERAVRQGVSDDGENLYPAMPYPSYAKINDADMRDLYAYFRYGVAAVQYAPPPGTIRWPLNMRWPLKLWNLAFLKRAPYLPKGDMTPTWNRGAYLAQGLAHCGTCHTPRGLGMQEKAMDERGKGYLAGSTLAGWSAYNITSDPVSGIGGWKPEQIVQYLRTGSVPGVGQAAGPMGEAVQHSFSRMTERDVRAIAEYLRTVPAVSTGAQRARHGWGTPATDVIALRGKPIETTIDAARLYLGNCATCHQADGRGTPDGYYPPLLHNSAVGARDTRNLVQVMLHGIERRAGDRHIGMPAFGRQLSDAQLAALANYVTRQFGDPATPALTADEIAKRRMPQ; this is translated from the coding sequence ATGCGCCGTGCCAAGGCCGCCTCGTTCCTGCTGCTGTCCGTGCTCGGCGCGGCCGCCGCGGCGCGGGATGCCGACACGCCCGCCGACGCCGCGCAGATCAAACGCGGCGAATACCTCGCCATCGCCGGCGACTGCGTGGCCTGCCACACCGCGCCCGGCGGCAAGCCGTTCGCCGGCGGGCTGCCGCTGCAGATCCCGATGCTCGGCACGATCTATTCGAGCAACATCACGCCGGACCCGAAGACCGGCATCGGCAAGTGGCGCTACGAGGATTTCGAGCGCGCGGTGCGCCAGGGCGTGTCGGACGACGGCGAGAACCTGTACCCGGCCATGCCGTATCCGTCGTACGCGAAGATCAACGACGCGGACATGCGCGACCTCTACGCGTATTTCCGCTACGGCGTGGCGGCCGTCCAGTACGCGCCGCCGCCCGGCACGATCCGCTGGCCGCTGAACATGCGCTGGCCGCTCAAGCTGTGGAACCTGGCCTTCCTCAAGCGCGCGCCTTACCTTCCCAAGGGCGACATGACGCCGACGTGGAATCGCGGAGCCTACCTGGCGCAAGGGCTGGCGCATTGCGGCACCTGCCACACGCCACGCGGTCTCGGCATGCAGGAAAAGGCGATGGACGAGCGCGGCAAGGGCTATCTGGCCGGCTCCACGCTGGCCGGCTGGTCGGCGTACAACATCACCTCGGACCCGGTCAGCGGCATCGGCGGCTGGAAGCCGGAGCAGATCGTGCAATACCTGCGCACCGGCAGCGTGCCGGGCGTCGGCCAGGCGGCCGGGCCGATGGGCGAGGCGGTCCAGCACAGCTTCTCGCGCATGACCGAGCGCGACGTGCGCGCCATCGCCGAATACCTGCGCACCGTGCCCGCCGTCAGCACCGGCGCGCAGCGGGCGCGCCACGGCTGGGGCACGCCCGCCACCGATGTGATCGCGCTGCGCGGCAAGCCGATCGAGACCACCATCGATGCGGCGCGCCTCTATCTCGGCAACTGCGCCACCTGCCACCAGGCGGACGGGCGCGGCACGCCGGACGGCTACTATCCGCCGCTGCTGCACAACTCCGCTGTCGGGGCGCGCGACACGCGCAATCTTGTGCAGGTGATGCTGCACGGCATCGAGCGCCGCGCCGGCGACCGGCACATCGGCATGCCGGCGTTCGGGCGCCAGCTGTCGGACGCGCAGCTCGCGGCATTGGCCAACTATGTGACGAGGCAGTTCGGCGATCCGGCGACGCCGGCGCTGACGGCGGATGAGATCGCCAAGCGGCGGATGCCGCAGTAG
- the msrA gene encoding peptide-methionine (S)-S-oxide reductase MsrA, with protein MTERQALETAVLGGGCFWCTEAVFQQVQGVHSVVSGYAGGHLERPTYRAVCGGDTGHAEVVRVEFDPAVIPYREILDIFFATHDPTTLERQGNDIGPQYRSAVFAQSPEQLAEAGATIRALSAANVFDAPIVTEVVDASGGKVPFWQAEDEHQNYFRDHPAQGYCAFVISPKVAKFRERFAHRLQA; from the coding sequence ATGACCGAACGACAAGCCCTTGAAACCGCCGTCCTGGGCGGGGGATGTTTCTGGTGCACGGAAGCAGTGTTTCAGCAGGTGCAGGGCGTGCACAGTGTGGTGTCCGGCTATGCGGGCGGCCACCTCGAGCGGCCCACCTACCGCGCCGTCTGCGGCGGCGACACCGGCCATGCCGAGGTGGTCAGGGTGGAATTCGACCCCGCGGTGATCCCGTACCGCGAGATTCTCGACATCTTCTTCGCCACCCACGATCCGACCACGCTGGAGCGCCAGGGCAACGACATCGGTCCGCAGTACCGCTCGGCCGTCTTCGCGCAGTCTCCCGAGCAGCTCGCGGAAGCCGGCGCCACCATCCGGGCACTGTCGGCCGCCAACGTCTTCGATGCGCCCATCGTGACCGAGGTGGTGGACGCGAGCGGCGGCAAGGTGCCGTTCTGGCAAGCGGAAGACGAGCACCAGAATTACTTCCGCGACCACCCGGCGCAGGGCTATTGCGCATTCGTCATCTCGCCCAAGGTGGCGAAGTTCCGCGAACGGTTCGCACACCGCTTGCAGGCGTGA
- a CDS encoding DUF3079 domain-containing protein, producing the protein MAKKFPLHPVHPERICWGCDKYCSSDALGCGNGSGRTQHPAELLGDDWYEWGDWGIDTPAPGKPAGPA; encoded by the coding sequence ATGGCCAAGAAATTTCCACTGCATCCCGTGCACCCCGAGCGCATCTGCTGGGGCTGCGACAAGTATTGCTCGTCCGACGCGCTGGGCTGCGGCAACGGCTCGGGCCGTACCCAGCATCCTGCCGAGCTGCTGGGTGACGACTGGTACGAATGGGGCGATTGGGGGATCGACACGCCGGCTCCCGGCAAGCCGGCCGGCCCTGCGTGA
- the pdxH gene encoding pyridoxamine 5'-phosphate oxidase, with the protein MTSIADIRTDYARASLDIADVDPNPLRQFRRWFDEAIRAEVAEVNAMTLATVDPQGQPSARIVLLKNLDERGFTFFTNYCSHKGEELAANPHAALLFHWIGLERQVRVQGVVEKVSEAESDAYYHSRPLGSRLGAWASEQSSEVPDRAVLEAREAEYRERFGDAPPRPPHWGGYRLLPERIEFWQGRPSRLHDRLEYRRQPDGGWHIVRLAP; encoded by the coding sequence ATGACTTCCATCGCCGACATCCGCACCGACTACGCCCGCGCCTCCCTCGACATCGCCGACGTCGATCCCAACCCGCTGCGGCAGTTCCGCCGCTGGTTCGACGAAGCCATCCGGGCCGAAGTGGCTGAGGTCAACGCCATGACGCTGGCCACCGTGGACCCGCAAGGCCAGCCGTCCGCCCGCATCGTCCTGCTGAAGAACCTGGACGAGCGCGGCTTCACCTTCTTCACCAACTACTGCAGCCACAAGGGCGAGGAACTGGCCGCCAACCCGCACGCGGCGCTGCTGTTCCACTGGATCGGGCTGGAGCGCCAGGTGCGCGTCCAGGGCGTGGTGGAAAAAGTGAGCGAAGCCGAGAGCGATGCCTACTACCACTCGCGCCCGCTCGGCTCGCGCCTGGGCGCCTGGGCCTCGGAGCAGAGCAGCGAGGTGCCCGACCGCGCCGTGCTGGAAGCGCGCGAGGCCGAATACCGCGAACGCTTCGGCGACGCGCCGCCGCGTCCGCCGCACTGGGGCGGCTACCGGCTGCTGCCGGAACGCATCGAGTTCTGGCAGGGCCGGCCCTCGCGGCTGCACGATCGGCTGGAATACCGCCGCCAGCCGGACGGCGGCTGGCACATCGTCCGTCTCGCCCCCTGA
- a CDS encoding Lrp/AsnC family transcriptional regulator encodes MQLDTTDLRILQVLQEDGRISNQDLAERVALSPSACLRRVRMLEEGGAITGYRARLGRAALGLELEAIVQVSMRQDVSGWHETFMEAVQQWPEIVAAYIITGDCNYILRVQAPNLQHYSEFIIERLYKTPGVMDIRSNIVLRTLKEREGGLALLMEARGVRPLEAGAGKRGKAGSS; translated from the coding sequence ATGCAACTCGATACCACCGATCTGCGCATTCTCCAGGTCCTGCAGGAGGATGGCCGCATCAGCAACCAGGACCTGGCCGAGCGCGTGGCGCTGTCGCCGTCGGCCTGCCTGCGGCGGGTGCGGATGCTGGAGGAGGGGGGCGCCATCACCGGCTATCGCGCGCGGCTCGGGCGGGCGGCGCTCGGGCTGGAGCTGGAGGCCATCGTGCAGGTGTCGATGCGGCAGGATGTGTCCGGCTGGCACGAGACCTTCATGGAGGCGGTGCAGCAGTGGCCGGAGATCGTCGCGGCGTACATCATCACCGGGGACTGCAACTACATCCTGCGCGTGCAGGCGCCCAACCTGCAGCACTATTCCGAGTTCATCATCGAGCGGCTGTACAAGACGCCGGGCGTGATGGACATTCGCTCGAACATCGTGCTGCGCACGCTCAAGGAGCGCGAGGGCGGGCTGGCCCTGCTGATGGAGGCGCGCGGCGTGCGGCCGCTGGAGGCGGGGGCCGGCAAGCGCGGCAAGGCGGGCAGTTCCTGA
- a CDS encoding DUF72 domain-containing protein: MTTDAAPPHIDDLFGAPPPAAEPARPRRPSARQGVQPAAATPELQALAQRLPHGLRIGTSSWSYPGWEGLVYGGGYSESQLARKGLAAYGQHPLLRTVSIDRGFYAPIPLADYVAYAASVPDDFRFAVKAPAAVCDAWIRESDGRGRQPNPAFLNAEFAVRDFVEPATRGLDTRCGPLVFQLSPLGALAEDAIGFLERLEAFLAALPPLDRQRTPDAVYAVELRDATLLTPRFIKMLRAVGVRYCVGLHERMPAADRQAAAVALLDAGAPGPLVVRWNLNSRYRYAQAEAAYKPFDKLVDEDPFSRETLADMAVAALAAGRQVTILVSNKAEGCSPLSCIRLAEAITARLPADTP; the protein is encoded by the coding sequence TTGACCACCGACGCCGCTCCGCCCCACATCGACGACCTGTTCGGCGCGCCGCCGCCGGCCGCCGAACCCGCCAGACCCCGGCGCCCCTCCGCTCGCCAGGGCGTGCAGCCGGCCGCCGCCACGCCCGAACTGCAGGCGCTCGCGCAGCGGCTGCCGCACGGGCTGCGCATCGGCACGTCGTCGTGGTCGTATCCGGGATGGGAGGGGCTGGTCTACGGCGGCGGCTATTCGGAGTCGCAGCTGGCGCGCAAGGGGCTGGCTGCCTACGGGCAGCATCCGCTGTTGCGCACGGTCAGCATCGACCGCGGCTTCTATGCGCCGATTCCCCTGGCCGACTATGTCGCCTACGCGGCCAGCGTGCCGGACGATTTCCGCTTTGCCGTCAAGGCGCCCGCGGCTGTGTGCGATGCGTGGATCCGCGAATCGGACGGCCGCGGGCGCCAGCCGAATCCGGCCTTCCTCAACGCCGAATTCGCCGTGCGCGACTTTGTCGAGCCGGCCACGCGCGGGCTCGACACGCGCTGCGGGCCGCTGGTGTTCCAGCTCTCGCCGCTGGGCGCGCTGGCCGAAGATGCGATCGGCTTCCTGGAACGGCTCGAAGCGTTCCTGGCCGCGCTGCCGCCGCTCGACCGGCAGCGCACACCGGACGCGGTCTACGCGGTGGAACTGCGCGACGCCACGCTGCTGACGCCGCGCTTCATCAAGATGCTGCGCGCGGTGGGCGTGCGCTACTGCGTCGGCCTGCACGAGCGGATGCCGGCAGCCGATCGCCAGGCCGCCGCCGTCGCCCTGCTCGACGCGGGCGCGCCGGGCCCGCTGGTGGTGCGCTGGAACCTCAACAGCCGCTACCGCTACGCGCAGGCCGAAGCCGCCTACAAGCCGTTCGACAAGCTGGTCGACGAAGACCCGTTCTCGCGCGAGACCCTGGCCGACATGGCGGTCGCCGCGCTGGCGGCCGGCCGCCAGGTCACGATCCTGGTCAGCAACAAGGCCGAGGGCTGCTCGCCGCTGTCGTGCATCCGGCTGGCCGAGGCCATCACCGCGCGGCTGCCCGCCGACACGCCCTAA